The proteins below are encoded in one region of Winogradskyella helgolandensis:
- a CDS encoding CoA transferase subunit B: MLDKNGIAKRIAKEVQDGYYVNLGIGIPTLVANYVRDDIEVEFQSENGVLGMGPFPFEGEEDADIINAGKQTITTLPGASFFDSAMSFAMIRGQHVDLTILGAMEVSENGDIANWKIPGKMVKGMGGAMDLVASAENIIVAMMHTNRAGESKLLKNCSLPLTGVGCVKKIVTNMAVIEVTPKGFKLLERAPGVSVEDIKNATEGDLIIDGDIPEMNL; this comes from the coding sequence ATGTTAGATAAAAACGGAATAGCAAAACGCATTGCAAAAGAAGTACAAGATGGTTACTATGTTAATTTAGGAATAGGTATTCCAACATTAGTAGCGAATTATGTAAGAGATGATATTGAAGTCGAATTTCAAAGTGAAAATGGCGTTTTAGGAATGGGACCGTTTCCTTTTGAAGGAGAAGAAGATGCAGATATTATTAATGCAGGAAAACAAACTATTACCACATTACCGGGAGCTTCATTTTTTGATTCAGCCATGAGTTTTGCAATGATTAGAGGTCAACATGTTGATTTAACGATACTTGGAGCTATGGAAGTGTCAGAAAATGGCGATATAGCGAATTGGAAAATTCCAGGAAAAATGGTTAAAGGCATGGGAGGTGCTATGGATTTAGTGGCGAGTGCTGAGAATATTATTGTAGCCATGATGCATACCAATAGGGCAGGCGAATCTAAGTTGCTAAAAAACTGCTCTTTACCTCTGACGGGAGTGGGCTGTGTGAAGAAAATAGTAACAAACATGGCGGTTATAGAAGTGACACCAAAAGGGTTTAAACTTTTAGAACGTGCACCTGGAGTCTCTGTAGAAGACATCAAAAACGCGACTGAAGGAGATTTAATTATTGATGGTGATATTCCTGAAATGAACTTATAG
- a CDS encoding ABC transporter ATP-binding protein, whose product MANEKLLDVDGLKISFYKDKIEKEIIKHISFHINPNEILAVVGESGSGKSISSLALMGLLPVKISKITSGSILFEDKNLVGLSEKEFQAIRGNDIAMIFQEPMSSLNPSMRCGRQVEEILKQHFKLSASEIKSEVLNLFEKVKLPNPERIFKAYPHEISGGQKQRVMIAMAIACKPKLLIADEPTTALDVTVQKEILELLKNIQTETKMSVLFISHDLSLVSELADRVLVMYQGEIVEQGTTDTIFNHAEHNYTKALIGARPSTEFRLKKLPTISDFMTDNVSTTIISDTERAKNHEKLYAQTPLLEVIDVEKTYFSKTGWFTKDQPFNAVDGVSFKVFPGETLGLVGESGCGKSTLGNAILQLDKATAGQILYKGKDIINLSRSEMRTLRKDIQIIFQDPFASLNPRLTVGNAILEPMTVHNIGTSNKVRKEKVISILEKVGLDSSAFDRYPHEFSGGQRQRVGIARTIALEPQLIVCDESVSALDISVQAQVLNLLNDLKAQFGFTYIFISHDLAVVKYMADQLLVMNQGKIEEIGDADLIYASPKQAYTKKLIHAIPKGL is encoded by the coding sequence ATGGCAAATGAAAAATTATTAGACGTTGATGGATTAAAAATTTCTTTTTATAAGGATAAAATTGAGAAGGAAATTATTAAACATATTTCTTTTCATATTAACCCAAATGAAATTCTGGCTGTAGTTGGCGAATCTGGATCTGGTAAATCCATTTCTTCATTAGCATTAATGGGTCTGCTGCCTGTAAAGATTTCAAAAATTACGTCGGGTTCTATTTTATTTGAAGATAAAAACCTTGTTGGACTTTCTGAAAAAGAATTTCAAGCGATTAGAGGGAATGACATTGCGATGATTTTCCAAGAACCAATGAGTTCTTTAAACCCTTCTATGCGTTGCGGCAGACAAGTTGAAGAAATCTTGAAACAACACTTTAAATTATCAGCTTCAGAAATTAAGTCGGAAGTTTTAAACCTCTTCGAAAAAGTAAAATTGCCTAATCCTGAACGGATTTTTAAAGCTTACCCTCATGAAATTTCCGGTGGACAAAAACAACGGGTTATGATTGCTATGGCCATTGCTTGTAAACCAAAGCTATTGATTGCAGATGAGCCAACCACAGCACTAGATGTAACCGTTCAAAAGGAGATTTTAGAATTACTAAAAAACATTCAAACCGAAACAAAAATGAGTGTATTGTTTATCTCACACGATTTGTCTTTGGTTTCCGAATTAGCCGATCGCGTTTTAGTTATGTATCAGGGTGAAATAGTAGAACAAGGCACTACAGATACTATATTCAATCACGCAGAACATAACTACACCAAAGCGCTGATTGGAGCGCGACCTTCAACAGAATTTAGATTAAAAAAATTACCAACGATCTCGGATTTTATGACTGATAACGTCAGTACAACCATTATTTCTGATACTGAAAGAGCAAAAAATCACGAAAAACTATATGCACAAACACCTTTATTAGAAGTTATAGATGTCGAAAAAACCTATTTTTCAAAAACGGGATGGTTTACAAAAGACCAACCCTTTAATGCTGTAGATGGTGTAAGTTTTAAAGTGTTTCCTGGTGAAACCTTGGGTTTGGTGGGTGAATCTGGCTGTGGAAAATCAACTTTAGGAAATGCCATTCTACAATTAGACAAAGCCACAGCAGGACAAATCTTATATAAAGGAAAAGACATTATCAATTTAAGTCGCTCTGAAATGCGGACGCTGCGAAAAGATATTCAAATTATTTTTCAAGATCCATTCGCTTCTTTGAATCCGCGTTTAACTGTTGGAAATGCTATTTTAGAACCTATGACTGTTCATAACATTGGAACCTCTAACAAAGTCCGAAAAGAAAAAGTAATATCTATTTTAGAAAAAGTAGGCTTAGACTCCTCAGCTTTTGATCGCTATCCTCATGAATTTTCTGGTGGTCAACGTCAACGTGTTGGTATTGCAAGAACTATCGCTTTAGAGCCTCAACTTATAGTTTGTGACGAATCGGTTTCAGCTTTAGACATTTCCGTACAAGCGCAAGTTTTAAACTTATTAAATGATTTAAAAGCACAATTTGGATTTACCTATATATTTATTTCACACGATTTGGCGGTTGTAAAATATATGGCAGATCAATTGCTAGTAATGAATCAAGGAAAAATTGAAGAAATTGGAGATGCAGATCTTATTTATGCGTCTCCAAAACAAGCTTACACAAAAAAGCTTATCCATGCTATTCCGAAAGGATTATAG
- a CDS encoding immunoglobulin-like domain-containing protein produces the protein MNKNYFNGICVMVFMLSMFTAFSQTNLQKEQITSRYDKQAIQELSENFDKQSKAEKAFATQMALVNGWPLIITTEDAYMELQKISSEGQPIYYRTFNVAAAKSTRANHLNSGGSLGLSLDGQNMEAHVWDGGLARASHQEYDGAGGNNRFSIGDGTSTLNYHSAHVTGTIIASGVVANAKGMAPQASAVGYEWNNDTSEATSAAGNGMLISNHSYGYAARNSAGQAQLPSYYFGGYITDSRDWDEIMYNAPYYLMVVAAGNDGSDNSANSSPLDGNTSYDKLSGHATAKNNMVVANANDANIDASGNLVSVTINSSSSEGPTDDYRIKPDITGNGTAVYSTYESSNTAYASITGTSMASPNVAGSLLLLQQHANNISGSFMRAATLKGLALHTADDAGSNGPDAVFGWGLMNSKRAAEVITNNGNASIVDELTLSNGQSYQITVDSDGINDLYASISWTDRAGTASTSVNSTASNLVNDLDIRVTKSGTTYTPWRLTGVTTNGQGDNTKDPYERVDVENASGTYTITITHKGSLTGGSQNYSLIVTGLSATPVVCSATTPTGLSIDGFGSSTATVSWDAVSGASYDFRYREVGASTWITSSVSGTATSLSGLSPETSYEVQVRSQCADSSTSSYTSSVNFTTTEVQLNYCTSTSSNVNDEYISGVQLGTINNTSGAQFYSDFTNLSTNLTQGQSYTVAVTPTWTGTQYNEGYSVWIDYNHDGDFSDSGEQILSQAATQTTPVSGSFTIPSGTYSGATRMRVSMSYNEIPTACQSFTYGEVEDYTVNLIAGTADTTAPVIALNGASTINLEVGDTYNELGATATDNVDGNLTSSIVITGTVNTNSAGTYTKYYNVSDAAGNAATQLTRTVIVTQPADTTAPVITLTGASTINLEVGDTYSELGATASDNVDGNLTASIVITGTVNTSLAGTYTKYYNVSDTAGNAATQRTRSVVVTQPSTGDCSGGISTFPYSEGFENTLGSWSQGSGDDFDWETGSGTTPSSNTGPSSADSGSYYLFMESSSPNYSTKRAILNSPCFDLGSASQATFTFKYHMYGASSMGSLALEVSEDNGSTWTSVWSESGNQGNSWLTGSVDLGSYVGSSIQLRFNGITGTTWQGDMAIDAVGLTTGGGSSSCSNVALSITFDNYPEETAWSLIDASGSTVASGGTYGSQADGSTLNINVDCLADGCYDFVITDAYGDGICCSYGNGSYTLTNSDSGITLASGASFTSSQTTNFCLGNAGNSILDVNPGVISDNPNQHFKVHPNPVKQTLYVDLLGFEAQTFEIVNMLGQAVAKGRYTSVIDVSQFDSGVYILKINIGEKTKIKKFVKE, from the coding sequence ATGAATAAAAATTATTTTAATGGTATTTGTGTAATGGTATTTATGCTGTCGATGTTTACAGCGTTTTCACAAACCAATCTTCAAAAAGAACAGATAACGAGTCGTTACGACAAACAAGCGATTCAAGAATTAAGCGAAAATTTTGATAAACAATCTAAAGCAGAAAAGGCTTTTGCTACGCAAATGGCATTAGTTAATGGTTGGCCACTTATCATTACAACTGAAGATGCTTATATGGAACTTCAAAAAATCTCTTCAGAAGGCCAACCTATTTATTACAGAACATTTAATGTTGCTGCTGCCAAGTCCACAAGAGCGAATCATTTAAATTCAGGTGGTTCTCTAGGCTTAAGTTTAGATGGTCAAAACATGGAAGCACATGTTTGGGATGGCGGTTTAGCACGTGCATCGCATCAAGAATATGATGGAGCAGGTGGTAATAACAGGTTTTCAATTGGAGATGGAACTTCAACTTTAAACTATCATTCCGCACATGTTACTGGAACCATAATTGCATCTGGTGTCGTTGCTAATGCAAAGGGAATGGCACCTCAAGCGAGTGCTGTAGGTTACGAGTGGAATAATGACACATCTGAAGCAACTTCTGCGGCAGGAAATGGGATGTTAATTTCAAACCATTCTTATGGATATGCTGCTAGAAATTCAGCTGGCCAAGCACAACTACCGAGTTATTATTTTGGTGGTTATATAACAGATTCTAGAGATTGGGATGAAATTATGTATAATGCACCTTATTACTTAATGGTAGTTGCTGCAGGTAATGATGGTTCTGATAATTCTGCAAATAGTTCACCTTTAGATGGCAATACATCTTATGATAAGCTTTCTGGTCATGCAACCGCTAAAAACAATATGGTTGTTGCCAATGCTAATGATGCTAATATTGATGCTAGTGGAAACCTTGTAAGTGTCACAATAAATAGCAGTAGTAGCGAAGGACCAACTGATGATTACAGAATTAAACCAGATATTACAGGTAATGGAACGGCTGTATATTCTACATACGAGTCTAGCAATACAGCATATGCTAGTATCACTGGTACGTCTATGGCATCACCAAATGTAGCTGGTTCTTTATTATTATTACAACAACATGCTAACAACATTAGTGGAAGTTTCATGAGAGCTGCAACATTAAAGGGTTTAGCACTTCACACTGCAGATGATGCTGGATCTAATGGACCTGATGCTGTGTTTGGTTGGGGCTTAATGAATAGTAAGCGTGCTGCTGAAGTAATTACAAATAATGGTAACGCATCTATAGTTGACGAGTTAACGTTATCTAATGGACAATCGTATCAAATCACCGTAGATTCTGATGGTATAAATGATTTGTATGCCTCAATTTCTTGGACAGATAGAGCAGGTACAGCGTCAACATCTGTAAATTCTACAGCATCTAATTTGGTTAATGATTTAGATATAAGAGTTACTAAAAGCGGTACAACGTATACTCCTTGGAGATTAACAGGAGTGACTACAAACGGACAAGGTGATAATACTAAAGATCCTTATGAACGCGTCGATGTGGAAAATGCATCAGGAACGTACACGATTACCATAACGCACAAAGGCTCATTAACAGGTGGAAGTCAAAATTATTCATTAATTGTGACTGGTTTGTCAGCAACACCAGTAGTATGTAGCGCAACAACACCTACAGGATTATCAATTGATGGATTTGGGTCTTCTACAGCAACAGTATCTTGGGATGCTGTGTCAGGTGCGTCTTACGATTTTAGATATCGTGAAGTAGGAGCTTCTACATGGATAACATCTTCAGTTTCAGGAACAGCAACGTCTTTGTCCGGTTTATCTCCAGAAACGTCTTATGAAGTTCAGGTCCGAAGTCAATGTGCAGATAGTTCTACATCAAGTTATACAAGTTCTGTAAACTTTACAACAACAGAAGTGCAATTAAATTATTGTACATCTACAAGTAGTAATGTTAATGATGAATACATTAGTGGAGTGCAATTAGGAACTATTAATAATACATCAGGAGCACAATTTTATTCAGATTTTACAAACCTTTCAACAAATTTAACTCAAGGTCAAAGTTATACGGTAGCCGTGACGCCGACCTGGACAGGAACACAATATAACGAAGGGTATTCTGTATGGATTGATTATAACCACGATGGTGATTTCTCAGATTCGGGAGAACAAATTTTGTCGCAAGCAGCAACACAAACAACTCCTGTTAGTGGAAGTTTTACAATTCCATCAGGAACCTATTCTGGAGCGACACGAATGCGTGTGTCTATGAGTTATAATGAAATTCCTACTGCATGTCAATCATTTACTTATGGTGAAGTCGAAGATTATACGGTTAATTTAATTGCCGGAACTGCAGATACAACAGCGCCAGTTATTGCGCTGAACGGAGCATCAACCATTAATTTAGAAGTTGGTGATACTTATAATGAGTTGGGAGCAACAGCTACGGATAATGTTGATGGTAATTTAACGTCTAGTATTGTTATAACGGGAACTGTGAATACTAATTCTGCCGGAACATATACTAAATATTATAATGTAAGCGATGCTGCAGGAAATGCTGCCACACAGCTCACTAGAACAGTTATTGTCACACAGCCAGCGGATACCACTGCACCAGTAATTACGTTAACCGGAGCGTCAACCATTAATTTAGAAGTTGGTGATACGTATAGTGAGTTAGGAGCAACTGCAAGCGATAATGTTGATGGTAATTTAACAGCAAGTATTGTTATTACAGGAACGGTGAATACAAGTTTAGCAGGAACATATACTAAATATTACAACGTAAGTGATACCGCAGGAAATGCAGCAACACAACGCACTCGGTCTGTTGTAGTAACCCAACCTTCTACAGGTGATTGTTCAGGTGGAATTTCAACGTTTCCATATTCTGAAGGTTTTGAAAATACTTTAGGATCTTGGTCTCAAGGTTCTGGTGATGATTTTGATTGGGAAACAGGAAGTGGAACTACTCCATCAAGTAATACAGGTCCTTCTAGTGCGGATTCTGGTTCTTATTATTTATTTATGGAATCGTCTTCTCCTAATTATTCGACAAAAAGAGCCATTTTGAACTCTCCTTGTTTTGATTTAGGAAGTGCATCTCAAGCAACGTTTACGTTTAAATATCATATGTATGGAGCTTCTTCAATGGGAAGTTTAGCTTTAGAAGTGAGTGAAGACAATGGATCAACTTGGACAAGTGTTTGGAGTGAATCTGGAAATCAAGGAAATTCTTGGTTAACAGGTAGTGTAGATCTAGGATCTTACGTAGGATCTTCTATTCAATTACGTTTCAATGGCATTACAGGAACAACGTGGCAAGGAGATATGGCTATTGATGCTGTTGGTTTAACGACAGGTGGAGGCTCTAGTTCATGTTCTAATGTAGCATTGTCAATTACTTTTGATAATTACCCAGAAGAAACCGCTTGGAGTTTAATAGATGCATCAGGTAGCACAGTTGCATCTGGTGGAACTTACGGTTCTCAGGCAGATGGTTCTACATTAAATATTAATGTGGATTGTTTGGCAGATGGTTGTTACGATTTTGTAATAACAGATGCTTACGGAGATGGCATTTGCTGTTCTTATGGAAATGGCTCGTATACTTTAACGAATTCTGATTCGGGAATAACATTAGCTTCTGGAGCATCATTTACAAGCTCACAAACTACTAATTTCTGTTTGGGTAATGCAGGGAATTCAATATTAGATGTGAATCCTGGAGTCATTTCAGATAATCCAAATCAACATTTTAAAGTACATCCAAATCCTGTTAAACAAACACTTTATGTTGATTTACTTGGCTTTGAGGCTCAAACTTTTGAAATTGTAAATATGTTAGGACAAGCCGTAGCAAAAGGAAGATACACCTCAGTGATTGATGTGTCTCAATTTGATAGTGGTGTTTATATATTAAAAATAAATATTGGTGAGAAAACCAAAATAAAGAAATTTGTTAAGGAGTAA
- a CDS encoding 3'-5' exonuclease, producing the protein MISKLNLEHILFLDIETVPETENFSDLDITKQELWDAKSRYQRKEEFTAEEFYDRAGIWAEFGKIVCISVGYFKMEGESRNFRVTSFYGDEIKILKDFKNLLISHFSSNRHLLCAHNGKEFDFPYIARRMIIHNIELPYKLNLFGKKPWEVPHLDTLELWKFGDYKTYTSLKLLTNVLGIPSPKDDIDGSEVYRVYYKEKEVDRIIVYCEKDTIAVAQIFLRLRGDELLHDNEIKHI; encoded by the coding sequence ATGATTAGTAAACTCAACCTAGAACACATTCTATTCTTAGACATAGAAACCGTCCCAGAAACAGAAAACTTCTCTGATTTAGATATAACTAAACAAGAGCTTTGGGATGCTAAATCGCGCTATCAACGTAAAGAAGAATTTACGGCTGAAGAATTTTATGACAGAGCAGGCATTTGGGCTGAGTTCGGGAAAATAGTTTGTATTTCTGTTGGGTATTTTAAAATGGAAGGTGAATCTCGAAACTTTAGAGTCACCTCGTTTTATGGCGATGAAATTAAAATTTTGAAGGACTTTAAAAATTTATTGATTTCGCATTTTAGTTCTAACAGACATTTACTGTGTGCACATAATGGTAAGGAATTCGACTTTCCATACATCGCAAGACGTATGATTATCCACAACATAGAATTACCATATAAACTGAATTTATTCGGTAAAAAACCTTGGGAAGTGCCACATCTCGATACTTTAGAACTTTGGAAATTCGGAGATTATAAAACGTATACCTCTTTAAAATTATTGACCAATGTTTTGGGTATACCTTCACCAAAAGATGATATTGATGGTAGTGAAGTCTATCGTGTGTATTATAAAGAAAAAGAAGTCGATCGCATTATTGTGTATTGTGAAAAAGACACGATTGCCGTTGCTCAAATTTTCTTAAGATTGAGAGGAGATGAATTGCTTCATGATAATGAAATAAAACATATATAA
- a CDS encoding S41 family peptidase — MKQLYFTLILLFTFLNITAQSNHHVDLETLNRDTEFNKGSAITFNNLDENQIKNLELLGRVWGFLKYYHPETGKGNYNWDYELFRFLPEYQKVTTTTERDKLLLSWIDSYGKVKHCRKCEPTSEDSHLKPDLEWITATNISKSLSEKLLYIQTNRHQGEHHYIAMKPGVGNPEFKNEAIYEDMPYPDAGFRLLSLFRYWNIINYYFPYRHLTDKDWDTCLAEYIPKFINAKDELEYELAAIQIIGDIKDTHANLWGGNNKIQEQRGDYYAPIHVKFIENKLVVDDLFNDPENKTSELKIGDIITHINGKHTDDVVKDMNPYYPASNQPTRLRDISFNILRSKENSIELKIERAGKTSNLKLDLYKKENIEGYYSWYKKRTEKSFKKLNNDIGYITLQNITNEDIDSIKEEFQNLKGIIVDIRNYPSTFVLFELGNFLNNNRADFVKFTGGNLNNPGEFKSKEGYKVGLSKKWSFKGEKVIVLVNEISQSQAEYTAMAFKAGDKTTIIGSTTAGADGNVSAIQLPGGLTTAISGIGVLYPDGSETQRVGIVPDIEVKPTIEGIKNGRDEVLEKAIQLIEKQTITPNSTKN; from the coding sequence ATGAAGCAACTTTATTTTACTCTTATCCTGCTATTTACATTTCTAAACATTACTGCACAAAGCAATCACCACGTAGATCTTGAAACCTTAAATAGAGATACTGAATTTAATAAAGGTTCAGCTATTACTTTCAATAACTTAGATGAAAATCAAATAAAAAACCTTGAGCTTTTAGGACGTGTTTGGGGATTTTTAAAATACTATCATCCCGAAACCGGAAAAGGAAACTATAATTGGGATTATGAACTTTTTAGGTTTCTTCCTGAATACCAAAAAGTGACGACAACTACAGAACGTGATAAATTACTTTTATCTTGGATAGATAGCTATGGAAAAGTAAAACATTGCAGAAAATGTGAACCCACTTCTGAAGACTCTCATTTAAAACCGGATTTAGAATGGATAACAGCAACTAATATTTCTAAGTCTCTAAGTGAAAAATTACTATACATACAAACCAATAGACATCAAGGTGAACACCATTATATTGCTATGAAGCCTGGTGTTGGAAATCCAGAATTTAAAAATGAAGCCATCTATGAGGATATGCCTTATCCAGATGCTGGTTTTAGATTATTATCACTCTTTAGATATTGGAATATTATAAATTATTATTTTCCTTACAGACATCTAACAGATAAGGATTGGGACACCTGTTTGGCAGAATACATCCCAAAATTCATCAATGCTAAAGATGAGTTAGAATACGAACTAGCCGCCATTCAAATTATTGGAGATATTAAAGACACACATGCTAATCTTTGGGGTGGAAATAATAAAATACAAGAACAACGAGGCGATTATTATGCTCCAATTCATGTTAAATTCATAGAAAACAAACTCGTTGTAGATGATTTATTTAATGACCCAGAAAACAAAACTAGCGAATTAAAAATAGGCGATATCATTACGCATATTAACGGTAAACACACTGATGACGTAGTAAAAGACATGAATCCTTACTATCCAGCATCTAACCAACCCACTCGCTTACGAGATATTAGTTTTAATATTTTGAGATCAAAAGAAAACAGTATAGAGTTAAAAATTGAACGCGCTGGAAAAACTTCGAACTTAAAACTAGATTTATATAAAAAAGAGAATATCGAAGGGTATTACAGTTGGTACAAAAAAAGAACTGAGAAAAGTTTTAAAAAACTAAATAATGATATTGGATACATAACCTTACAAAACATCACAAACGAGGATATAGATTCTATAAAAGAAGAGTTTCAAAATTTAAAAGGAATTATAGTAGATATTAGAAATTACCCTTCAACTTTTGTCCTTTTTGAATTAGGAAATTTCTTAAATAATAATAGGGCTGATTTTGTAAAGTTCACAGGAGGCAACTTAAATAACCCAGGCGAATTTAAATCTAAAGAAGGTTACAAAGTTGGACTTTCTAAAAAATGGTCCTTTAAAGGTGAAAAGGTAATAGTATTAGTAAATGAAATATCTCAGAGTCAAGCAGAATATACAGCCATGGCTTTTAAAGCAGGAGATAAAACAACTATAATTGGTAGCACAACTGCTGGTGCAGATGGTAATGTCTCAGCTATACAGCTTCCTGGAGGGTTAACAACTGCAATATCAGGCATTGGGGTTCTTTATCCAGATGGTTCAGAAACACAACGCGTAGGTATCGTTCCAGATATTGAAGTAAAACCAACCATCGAAGGCATTAAAAATGGACGTGATGAAGTGCTTGAAAAAGCCATACAACTCATTGAAAAACAAACAATCACGCCAAATTCGACTAAAAATTAA
- a CDS encoding serine hydrolase domain-containing protein — MKFIKKLLKWLIGIIAVLVIASYIFDYDYILKGVRVVYFTGHSSAFIDDYPYFENDTIKKGTTIDAWPLHKNYNTINATDRLNTTNDTFGTIAYLIIKNDSIYYEQYAENYDAASKTNSFSMAKSITSSLLGKAIMEGYIKNLDQPVSDYYKEFEGTKTTVGDLSSMASGLDWVESYTSPFSITARANYDDDLAETILNQKVVKTPGKEFEYLSGSTQLLGMVIQKATKKRLPQYLSESFWQPLGAENDALWQLDDDENKLAKAFCCISSNARDFARFGKLYKDHGQWNGKQLLDSTFVATATTSRFSGQPYGYGFWISEYNGKHTFAMRGILGQYVIVIPEDNLIVVRLGHHRSTETINSFPEDFYVYIDEAYAMLNLKS; from the coding sequence ATGAAATTTATCAAAAAACTATTAAAATGGCTCATCGGAATTATTGCTGTGCTTGTAATTGCCTCTTATATTTTTGATTACGACTACATTCTAAAAGGGGTTCGTGTGGTTTATTTTACAGGACACTCTTCAGCATTTATTGATGATTATCCGTATTTTGAAAATGATACCATCAAAAAAGGTACAACAATCGATGCTTGGCCATTACATAAAAATTACAATACTATAAATGCAACAGATCGGCTAAACACAACAAATGACACGTTTGGTACGATTGCCTATCTCATTATAAAAAATGACAGTATTTACTACGAACAGTATGCCGAGAATTACGATGCAGCTTCTAAAACCAATTCATTTTCAATGGCTAAAAGTATAACCTCATCATTACTTGGGAAAGCAATTATGGAGGGCTATATTAAAAATTTAGACCAACCTGTTAGTGATTATTATAAAGAATTTGAAGGTACAAAAACAACCGTTGGCGACTTATCATCCATGGCTTCTGGTTTAGATTGGGTTGAGTCTTACACAAGTCCGTTTTCTATTACAGCAAGAGCGAATTACGATGATGACTTAGCTGAAACAATATTAAATCAAAAGGTGGTAAAAACACCTGGTAAAGAATTTGAATATTTAAGCGGCAGCACGCAATTGCTAGGTATGGTGATTCAAAAAGCTACAAAAAAACGATTACCACAGTATCTCTCCGAAAGTTTTTGGCAACCCTTAGGCGCTGAAAATGATGCCTTGTGGCAATTAGATGATGATGAAAACAAACTAGCCAAAGCCTTTTGTTGTATTTCTAGTAATGCACGAGATTTTGCACGCTTTGGTAAGCTTTATAAAGATCATGGACAATGGAATGGTAAGCAATTACTAGATTCTACTTTTGTCGCCACAGCGACCACATCTCGATTTAGTGGTCAGCCTTATGGGTATGGTTTTTGGATAAGTGAATATAATGGGAAACACACCTTTGCTATGCGAGGAATTTTAGGGCAATATGTCATCGTAATCCCGGAAGACAATTTAATAGTGGTGAGATTAGGACATCATAGAAGTACTGAAACAATCAATTCTTTCCCTGAAGATTTTTATGTTTATATAGATGAAGCCTATGCAATGCTCAATCTAAAATCTTAA
- a CDS encoding DUF4442 domain-containing protein yields MYKIATEFLKRFFKTSTIYKYGFNWSPMYRRSTAKLIEVSDDLLFVKIRLKPSWKNRNYAGSIFGGSMLSATDPIYMIQLIQILGNDYVVWDKSVEARYKKPGKTTIYGEFIFTKEEIDTIKQSVIETSEIDIVKTMNLVDDKQHIIATFKKTIYIANKAFYKEKLKNRKANN; encoded by the coding sequence ATGTATAAAATAGCAACTGAATTTTTAAAACGTTTTTTTAAAACCTCAACGATATACAAATATGGTTTCAATTGGTCGCCAATGTATCGCCGATCTACTGCCAAACTTATAGAGGTTAGTGACGATTTGCTTTTTGTAAAAATTAGATTAAAACCAAGTTGGAAAAACCGCAATTATGCAGGTTCCATTTTTGGTGGTAGCATGTTATCTGCAACAGATCCTATTTATATGATTCAGCTCATTCAAATTCTAGGCAATGATTATGTGGTTTGGGACAAATCCGTTGAAGCGCGCTATAAAAAGCCAGGCAAAACTACAATTTATGGTGAATTTATATTTACAAAAGAAGAGATAGACACTATAAAACAATCTGTTATTGAAACTAGTGAAATTGATATTGTTAAAACCATGAATTTAGTGGACGACAAACAACATATAATTGCTACTTTTAAAAAGACTATTTATATCGCCAACAAAGCCTTTTATAAAGAAAAACTAAAAAATCGCAAAGCAAATAATTAA